In Strongyloides ratti genome assembly S_ratti_ED321, scaffold srae_chrx_scaffold0000002, a single window of DNA contains:
- a CDS encoding Dystroglycan — translation MMIKYLLLFILILHPITGISTRIPHVLNLSVGQVADINIEGHKLHLDLTNPKNKHITRFIGLYENNLIILPQTEDIGIHYITLTNINTGINHNLKINVEKEKNNCGDNELEQLWLDILPDINKKDNLKRRSEAIKTLNSIGKGQVSSIRLFKNMEELNAVRTMISDTGDTDFPVDEPIITMKLACSDRDVAEVMDVMAEIEDIYSKAALMRGFMHFDENNDIETTTLSLRTTRKIDNPPVKVQSLTSYECKRGIICEIHLPKDLFIDEEDGDTTKLSLSVDLSDFKKTNNNDEIDRNPDNFMTVHNESLLIIGVPIIEGLYNFRIIAKDKLGQSAAVAFSINVHNPGSYTHEYVLTLDKSVDRLLETPDVLIGFVKKISQAIGDKKYNHIMINNITPKGAQSIVSWSNTTLNNVICHHKKIENILHTMVTPTGKRPLTKFIKAVGSSYHVRDVSLNLLNTCARKSPNNINNNGNNSDVTVTKEDEKAFITSGFFVPFLIAIVTLFIFTACLMIVYVMVKIKSKNEKKSTDFISKGLPVVFPEEVSNDDTDVSVNTPMLIKEERAPLNVTLHDNPLYRAPLGTTIGDGQRECSTITGTSSASKSGQQSNLTGLGSQRQPPPYIAP, via the exons ATGAtgataaagtatttattattatttattttgattctTCATCCTATAACAGGAATATCAACACGAATTCCACATGTTTTGAATCTTAGTGTTGGACAGGTTGCTGATATTAATATTGAGGGTCATAAACTTCATTTAGATTTAACAAAtccaaaaaataaacatatcaCTAGATTTATTGgattatatgaaaataatttaattatccTTCCACAAACAGAAGATATTGGTATACATTATATAACATTAACTAATATCAATACTGGTATTAATCataatcttaaaataaatgtagaaaaagaaaaaaataattgtggAGATAATGAATTGGAGCAATTATGGCTTGATATTCTTCCagatatcaataaaaaagataatttaaaaagacgTAGTGAAGCGATTAAGACATTAAATTCTATTGGTAAAGGACAAGTTTCGAGTAttagattatttaaaaatatggaaGAATTAAATGCAGTCAGAACAATGATTTCAGATACTGGAGATACTGATTTTCCGGTTGATGAACCAATTATTACAATGAAACTTGCCTGTTCTGATAGAGATGTTGCAGAGGTAATGGATGTAATGGCTGAAATTGAAGATATCTATTCGAAGGCTGCACTTATGAGAGGTTTTATGCATTttgatgaaaataatgatattgaaACAACAACTCTTTCATTAAGAACAACTCGTAAAATTGATAATCCACCTGTTAAAGTTCAATCATTAACATCATATGAATGTAAAAg aggAATTATTTGTGAAATTCATCTTccaaaagatttatttattgatgaAGAAGATGGTGATACAActaaattatctttatctGTTGATTTGtctgattttaaaaaaactaataataatgatgaaaTAGATAGAAATCCAGATAATTTTATGACTGTTCATAATGAATCACTTCTTATTATTGGAGTACCAATTATTGAAggtttatataattttagaataatAGCTAAAGATAAACTTGGACAG tcAGCAGCAGTAGctttttcaattaatgtTCACAATCCAGGAAGTTATACTCATGAATATGTATTAACATTAGACAAAAGTGTTGACAGATTACTTGAGACTCCTGATGTTCTTATTGgttttgtcaaaaaaatttcacaAGCTATAGGAGATAAAAAGTATAACCATATtatgattaataatataactcCTAAGGGGGCTCAAAGTATTGTTTCATGGTCTAATAcaacattaaataatgttatatgCCATCATaagaaaatagaaaatatattacatacAATGGTTACTCCAACTGGTAAAAGACCACTtactaaatttattaaagcTGTTGGTTCATCTTATCATGTTCGTGATGTTTCACTTAATCTTCTTAACACATGTGCTCGTAAATCTCCaaacaatattaataataatggtaACAATTCTGATGTAACTGTTACAAAAGAAGATGAAAAAGCATTTATTACATCAGGATTTTTTGTACCATTTTTAATAGCAATAGTTactctttttatatttaccgCATGTCTTATGATTGTATATGTAATGgtcaaaataaaatcaaaaaatgaaaaaaagtcaactgattttatttctaaaggTCTTCCAGTTGTTTTCCCTGAAGAAGTTTCAAATGATGATACAGATGTTAGTGTCAATACACCGATGCTAATTAAAGAAGAAAGAGCTCCATTAAATGTGACACTTCACGATAATCCACTTTATAGAGCACCTTTAGGTACAACAATAGGTGATGGTCAAAGAGAATGTTCAACAATTACTGGAACAAGTAGCGCATCAAAAAGTGGACAACAAAGTAATTTAACAGGATTAGGTAGTCAAAGACAACCACCACCATATATTGCACCTTAA
- a CDS encoding Alkyl hydroperoxide reductase subunit C/ Thiol specific antioxidant domain and Thioredoxin-like fold domain and Peroxiredoxin, C-terminal domain and Peroxiredoxin, AhpC-type family-containing protein, giving the protein MYEEKLPSGNMNFLKIARTHLLKANNANFFLNNAQRMASTVRPLGPKNKMPTFKGTAVVDGEFKTISDKDYHGKWVVMFFYPLDFTFVCPTEIIAFSEKAKEFKSLGAEAIACSCDSHFSHLAWVNTPRKKGGLGDMEIPVLADFNKDISRSFGVLDEESGLSYRGLFIIDPNGNIRHSSVNDLPVGRSVSETLRLLKAFQFVDKHGEVCPAEWEEGKDTIKPSEATKYFEKVN; this is encoded by the exons ATGTATGAAGAAA aattaCCATCTGGAAACATGAATTTCCTTAAAATTGCTAGAACACATTTGTTAAAAGCTAATAATGCTAATTTCTTCTTAAATAACGCTCAACGTATGGCTAGTACTGTTAGACCATTAGGacctaaaaataaaatgccTACATTTAAAGGGACTGCAGTAGTTGATGGGGAATTTAAGACAATTTCTGATAAAGATTATCATGGAAAATGGGTtgtaatgtttttttatccaCTTGATTTTACCTTTGTTTGTCCAACAGAAATTATTGCTTTTAGTGAAAAAGCTaaagaatttaaaagtttaggTGCTGAAGCAATTGCTTGTTCCTGTGATTCACATTTTTCACATCTCGCATGGGTTAATACACCAAGAAAGAAGGGTGGTTTAGGTGATATGGAAATTCCAGTTTTAGCTGATTTTAACAAGGATATTTCAAGAAGTTTTGGAGTTTTAGATGAAGAATCAGGTTTATCTTATCGtggattatttattattgatcCAAATGGTAATATACGCCATTCTAGTGTTAACGATCTTCCTGTTGGTAGAAGTGTCTCAGAAACTTTACGTCTTTTAAAGGCATTCCAATTTGTTGATAAACATGGAGAag tTTGTCCTGCTGAATGGGAAGAAGGAAAAGATACAATTAAACCATCAGAAGctacaaaatattttgaaaaagtcAATTAA